From Oligoflexia bacterium, a single genomic window includes:
- a CDS encoding ORF6N domain-containing protein, protein MNTQLIQIDWIQNHIFIIRNQKVMLSHDLASLYQVEPKVLVQAVKRNLDRFPDDFMFQLGNQEFTNLKSQIVTSSWGGIRKLPYAFTEQGIAMLSGVLHSPRAVQVNIEIMRAFVSLRRLLTTYKELAEKLTLVEKKYDHQFKIVFDALREIMKAPETHRRKIGIHTDEKD, encoded by the coding sequence ATGAACACTCAACTCATACAAATTGACTGGATTCAAAATCATATTTTCATAATTCGTAATCAAAAAGTTATGCTAAGCCATGATCTTGCAAGTCTCTATCAGGTAGAACCAAAAGTGCTTGTTCAAGCTGTAAAGAGAAACCTGGATCGATTTCCTGATGACTTTATGTTTCAACTGGGAAATCAAGAGTTTACCAACTTGAAGTCACAAATTGTGACTTCAAGTTGGGGCGGCATTCGAAAACTTCCTTATGCTTTTACGGAACAGGGAATAGCAATGCTGTCAGGCGTTTTACATAGTCCCAGGGCCGTACAGGTAAATATCGAGATTATGAGGGCCTTTGTCAGTCTTCGAAGACTCTTAACTACATACAAAGAGTTAGCGGAAAAATTGACCCTGGTAGAAAAGAAATATGATCATCAATTTAAAATCGTATTTGATGCTCTCAGAGAAATTATGAAAGCTCCAGAAACACATCGTCGCAAAATTGGAATTCACACAGATGAAAAAGACTGA